A stretch of Prunus dulcis chromosome 6, ALMONDv2, whole genome shotgun sequence DNA encodes these proteins:
- the LOC117632941 gene encoding 3-dehydrosphinganine reductase TSC10A-like: MAYFNLSFLALLLLLLPPLALLLILYLIVRPRSVKIPIKNRHVFITGGSSGIGLALAHHAASEGARVSILARSVDKLEEAKNNIQLSTGIDVSIFSADVRDYDAVSKAVEEADPIDVLIVNQGVFVPEELEKQGLDEVKFMVDVNLIGSFNMIKAALPKMKKGDSIPRSIALMSSQAGQVGIYGYTAYSASKFGLRGLAEALQQEVISHDIHVSLIFPPDTDTPGLTEEMKKRPQLSRIIAESSGMMKAEEVAKKAFKGIKSAAFIVPCNLEGALLSIATAGMSPQRSFVMAFVEVVAAGLVRLVALFFQWNWYNGIHTWHAQNKRA, from the exons ATGGCATACTTCAACCTCTCTTTCCTcgccctcctcctcctcctcctgccCCCACTCGCTCTCCTTCTCATCCTCTACCTCATAGTCCGGCCCCGCTCTGTCAAGATCCCAATCAAGAACCGCCACGTGTTTATCACCGGAGGTTCCAGCGGAATCGGGCTGGCATTGGCCCATCACGCCGCCTCCGAGGGTGCCCGAGTCTCCATCCTCGCCCGCTCCGTCGACAAGCTCGAGGAAGCAAAGAACAACATCCAACTCTCCACGGGCATTGACGTGTCGATCTTCTCTGCTGACGTTCGTGACTACGATGCAGTATCAAAAGCGGTGGAGGAGGCAGACCCCATTGATGTGCTGATTGTCAACCAAGGGGTCTTCGTCCCTGAAGAACTCGAGAAGCAGGGATTGGATGAGGTGAAGTTCATGGTGGACGTAAATCTGATTGGCAGCTTCAACATGATCAAAGCTGCTTTGCCCAAAATGAAGAAAGGAGACAGTATACCCCGTTCGATTGCTCTCATGTCTTCCCAAGCTGGTCAAGTTGGTATCTACGGCTACACAGCTTACTCTGCGAGCAAGTTTGGGCTTCGTGGGTTGGCCGAAGCTCTGCAACAAGAGGTGATATCTCATGATATTCATGTTTCTCTTATATTCCCTCCGGACACAGACACCCCTGGTCTCACAGAAG AGATGAAAAAGCGGCCGCAACTGTCTAGGATTATAGCAGAGTCATCAGGGATGATGAAAGCTGAAGAAGTTGCAAAGAAGGCTTTTAAGGGGATCAAGTCTGCTGCTTTTATTGTGCCTTGTAACCTTGAAGGGGCGTTGCTGTCTATTGCCACTGCTGGGATGTCTCCTCAGAGATCGTTTGTTATGGCATTTGTTGAAGTGGTTGCTGCTGGTTTGGTTCGTCTTGTTGCTCTGTTTTTTCAGTGGAATTGGTATAATGGTATACACACGTGG